The DNA region CAAACCATCTAAACCATCCGTAAGATTTACAGAATTGCAGGTACCTACTATTGCTAATATAGCTAAAGAGAAACAAATAACCTTCCCCAATACCAAACCTTTTAAACATACTTCTCCTAAGAAAGGAATTTTTAGATGATAAAAGACTTCCGGACCGTATATGTAATAGATGCTAACTACCGTAATTATCGCGATAACCAACTGCGCAAATAATTTGGTGCGTGCACTAATACCATGTCCTGTTTTTGCTCGGTTTTTTATACTATCATCATACCAACCTAAGCTAGACCAACTCAAAAAAAGAAAAATAAACAACCAAGTAGATGCTCTGTTCAAAGGCAAGCAGCAAGTAGCAAATAACAAAAATAGGATGAGAAATAACCAACCGCCTCCCGTAGGGATTTGCGCTTTATCTTTATGCAACAACAAAAGTTTTTCGCAATGATCCTTATGTACCTGATCATAGTAGGATTTATGTCTCAATAATGAGATCACCGGTTTACCTAGGATTAATCCGAGGAGAAAAGATGCTAGAAAAACACAGATCAATGAAAACGGGTAATAATGAAAAAGTAAAGAGTACATGCACAACTATAAATATTAAAAACAACCTAGCAAGGACTCTAAAGCTAAAGATCGTGATCCTTTCAACAATACAATATCCCCTTGCTGCGCGACACCTTTTAAGGCTTCTTCTATGGCTTGTGCGGAAGGATAAAAGGACACCTTACAAAGACTCGTGGACAACATATGTTGGACTGGCAGCCAATTTTCGCCAATGAAAAAGACTGTGTGCGCCTTAGATAAAGCTTTCATAGCTACAACTGTATGACCTTCACGCGAATACGCGCCCAATTCCGCCATATGGCCCAAAATTAAAATCACCTTCCCTCCTACTTCAGGACTCGGCAAAGCATCTAAAGCAGCAAGCATAGCTTCTGGACAAGCATTATAAGCATCGTTAATTATCCTAACACCATTACGCATACTTTCTTCAAACCTCATAGGCGGCAATTGTAAATTAGAACATGCATGCACTAGGCGATCTAACGGGGTGCTAAGGACCCAAGCAAGAGAAAAAGCTATCAGAAAATTACTGTATGCAGGTCGATAAGGGAATTGTATAGGGAGTTCTATAACGCCCTCAGGAGTGCTTATAAACACATTATTGGAAGTAATAGCATGATAATAGAAATCAGCGGTCTCATCACAAAATGAAAAACAAAATCTCTCTGAGCACGGAGACTTCTCTACGAAATAAGGATACCACGGGGAATCTTTAGGCAAGATTTGGACTTGACTATTACACAAAATCTTAGATTTTTCTTCAGCTATCCCTTGTAAGCCACTATTTGGGAAATAGGCAGCATGTTGATCGGTGATATGAGTAATTACAGAAATATCAGGCTCTACTACGGTCAGTAAGTCCTCCATATTACCAGGTTCTGAAACTCCCATTTCCAAGATGACAAAGTCCTCATCACCATCTGCCATAAGAAGACTTAACGGGACAGTTAACTGAGAGTTATAACTTTTAGGACTAGCATGTACTTTGTAAGATGTGGATAAAAGAGTCTTTAGAAATTCTTTTGTTGTAGTTTTCCCTACAGACCCTGTAATACCTATTAAGCTACCCTGCATTAAGTGGCTTTGACTTTGGCCTGCCTCTCTTAAAACTGCTTTAGGACTTGGGACATACACTAATTCTAAACCAAAATCGCTTCCTTTGTAATCTGAGGAAACAATAGCAGCAACAGCTCCTGATTTAGCAGCTTGCTCCAAGTAATAATGGCCGTCCGTATGTCCTCCCTCAAGGGCGAAAAACAAATCCCCCGGAACAACGTGCCTACTGTCTATAGCAAACCCTGAAATTTTTTTTCCGGACCTGCGGCATTTGACATCGGATAGCATTAGTGCTACCCACTCCTCTAGCAAAATAGGGCGCATAATTTGCCTATGATCTCCTGCAACAAACCTAAGCCCACCAACGACAAACTCCCTGATCGTATCAAATTATGACCAGATTACAAAGATGCGCTACCTTGGGGATTCTACTAATAAATAATTTGTTGTGGAAACAATTTTATCATGACGATAAAGAATCGCATGACACGTCCTATCGAGAATGTAAGAATCGATTTATAAACGGGTTTCTTAACTCGCATTGGTAATTAGAATGATTTCCTGTTTCTCAGAAAATCCTATTTTGCTTAGACTAGTTCCTTTGGTGGCATAGCCAAGCGGTAAGGCCGAGGCCTGCAAAGCCTTTATCCCCGGTTCGATTCCGGGTGCCACCTGTCTTTTTCTTTAGGTTATTGTGAACTAAATCATGACTTGGTAGTGTGTCGATATGTGTCTGCATTACTTAGGGGTTCGCTGTGCTAGATAAGGAAACAGGAAATGCTAAGGCAAGAATTTTCCTTGGCATAGAAAAAGTGTTTCATTCTATCAAAAGTTTTTACGGCCCCAGTCCCTCCTTTTCACCGTCTTCTTCCTATGCAGATCACCAGACCTATACTATTGTTTCTTCACTATCTTTGCCCGACCCGTATGAAAATATAGGGTTGGATTTTATTAAATCTCTAACCAGCAAAGTATATAATAAATACTTAGATGGCACGACAACGGCGTTATTCTTTCTTTACTATTTTCTCAAAGAAGGACTTGCTGTTGTTGATGAGGGAACTTCATGTTATAAACTCACTTTATCACTGCGAGAAGCAGAAAAAATTTTCTTAAGGAACCTATTGAAATATACTTTACCAGTCAAAGATGTTTCTAAAATCAAAGGGCTTATACTTTCTGCAATATCTAATAACAGGATTTCTGACCATATTTGTTCTGCGCTATTCTATGCGGGTATCGAAGGACTTATCTGGCTATCGGAATCCGAAGAATCAGAGATAATGGTATATCCAGGGTTGAAAATTGAAATCGGAGCCGCTTCGTTATACAGAGGAACACAAACAGAAAAATTCACGCGTATTCGGAAACCAAAAATATTTGTTACCGATAAGAGAATCACCACGGTATTACAATTTTTACCTCTCCTAAAACAAATCTCAGAACGCGATGAACATTTAGTAATATTTTGTTATGATATAGACAAAGACGCCCTAGCTACCCTCACCATTAATTGCCTTGAAGGTCTGTTAAGAGTAACTGTTATTAAGTTAATCGATAATCCCGATTTAGATGAGTTTCTTTTTGAAGACATTGCAATATCCACCGGAACTAGCATTTACTCTCAAGGATTTTCACCATCTTCTGTTTCTATACACTATTCTTCGTTGGGGAATTGTGAGTATATAGAGATATCCTCAGAAGAAATAGTTATTATTGATGGGCACCATCTTCCAGAAGTTCTAGAACTAAAAATCCGACAATTAGAACAGTCTGAAGATATAGCAAATACAAAATCTCTGAACAAAAAAAGAAAAACTCGGTTACAAGGTTTAATAGCGATAATCCCTATAAAAAAAGAAGAGAGAAAGGCATACACACTAGCTCTACGAACCTTGTATTCCAGCTTACGTCATGGCTATATCCCTGGAGGAGGAGCAGGCCTATTCTATGCTGCTTTAGATATCCAAGAAGATCTGGCTATAACTAGAGAAGAAAAAGCGGCGTTACAAATTATAAAAACGGCGTGCCAAGCCCCTATTAGCCAACTTGCCTATAACTTAGGCTTAGAGGGAACTATGGTGACTGATAAACTACGAAATATTGCTACACCTAGTTTAGGCTTGAATATTGTTTCTAGACAAATTGAAGATTTAATTGCTTCTCATATACTGGATCCTTTAGAGAAAATGCAGGACATTTTTTCTTTTTCTTTAGATACGGCAATCCAAATCTTATCTTCCAATGTTGTTATTTATAAAGAAAACAAAATTGAGGACGAGTTTCAAGGTTCTTAGTCCAAGCAAAACAAATATGCTCACGAACATGAAGTAGATGATACCACCAGAGCACATACTTTCTCATATACCTTGAAAATCGCTGTTACTTATTAGAGTTTATTATTTATGATACAGGGTGTCTGGCATTAGGTATTCGTATGCTTAATAAACTTAAGGAAGCACATCGTGTTATTCATATTTCCGATGTTCACTTTCATGTTTTTCCAAAAAATCCCCTAACATGTTTTAACAAACGATTTAAAGGATTACTAAGGAAGATATGTGGTGGAGTGCCCTTCCAGGCAAGATCTATAGGAGACCGTTTCCCAAAACTAGCACAAAATCTACAGGCTGACAGTATCTGTGTCACTGGCGATTTTTCTCTCACCGCTTTACCTAAAGAATTTGTTTTAGCTAAACGTTTTGTCTACAATCTTTCTCAGCACGCAAATACATATGTATTGCCTGGGAATCACGATGTCTACACACCAAGATCACTAAAAACAAAAGCTTTCTACCATTATTTCCCTAATAAACAACTTGCAACTGAAGGCATTTCTTTTAACAAGCTTGCTCCCCACTGGTGGCTTGTTCTTTTGGATTGTTCGCATCTAAATGGTTGGCTTTCTGCGAACGGAATTATTAGATCAGCACAAGTATCATCCTTGGAAAACTTTATTCTAAGTCTTCCTCATCACGAGAACGTTATTATCGCCAATCATTATCCATTGTTACCAACACAAAACCCATCTCATGATCTAATTAATCATGATTTGTTGCAGAAAACTCTAAAGAAATACAGTAATGTGCGGTTGTATTTACACGGCCATGATCATCAAGCTGCTATTTATACGTGTAAAGATCACGCACCTAACCTCATCTTAAACAGCGGGTCTATCTCTTTACCTTCGAATGCACGCTTCCATGTGATCGATCTCTATACACAGGAGTGCAGAGTATACACAGTAGCACTTAAAAACTTGCTAATGACGGAGGAGCCTCTAGAAATCTCTATTGAGGGAATAGTCGAATTGTAGTTCAAAAATAGAAATAGTACAGGGAGAGACGCTATACGCCCCTCTCTATTATTCTTTTCGCAACTTCCAGAAAAACCTCTGGTGTATCAAGAGAGTTTACATCAACCTGAGAACATGACGTTACTTCTGGCATAGCCAAAAGCTCCTCCAGCCAAAGATCGCGCTTTCTCTGTTCGCTTTGCGCTAACGCTTTATCTCGTAATTTCTTAAGCAACTCAGCTTCCTGAGAGAGTTGTTCTACTAACTTATCTTGCATACCACGCAACTTAAGAGAAAAGTATATTTTTACACAATAAAACTTCAAAAAACTTTAGCCAGCTACTTACTAACTCGGGACTCATAGCTCCCAGTACGAGTATCAACTTTAACCAACTCCCCTTCATCTATGAAAATAGGGACCATAATTTTTGCACCTGTATTTGTTACCGCAGGCTTCAAAACCCTACCTGATGCCGTATCACCACGTACACCTGGAGCTGTTTCAGCAATCTTTAGTTCCATGAAAATAGGAGGCTCTACAGCAATGACCTCTCCGTTGTACAAAACTAAAGTATATATAGTATCTTCGAGCAACCAGTGACGAATATTTTCTATTTTTTCCCAAAAGATTAGTTCTTGTTCGAAAGTCTCGTCATCCATAAATGTCGCACCTTCTTGATCCGTATAAAGAAGGCGCATTTGCTGCTCACGCACATCAGCAGTCTCTACAGACTCTCCAGACTTAAAGGTTTTTTCAATAACACGTCCTGTAAGAAAATTTTTAACCTTTATTCGGTTAAATGCCTGACCTTTCCCTGGTTTGACGAAATCATTTTGTAAAATCAAATAAGGTTGACCATCTATCTCTATTCTTAATCCTACACGAAATTCACTAGTACTTACACGAACCATAGCGCAACTTATCCTTAATTTTCTCTAGTTTATGTTATCCAAGTACTATTAGCTTTGTCCAGAAGAATGTCCCTATAGAAACTTATGCCAACCTAGAAATTTTTTATTTGAAATTCCTTTCTCTTCCTATTAAAAGCAAGTAGCACAACACAGAAGATATCAAAAGGAGAGAGTGAAGTGATTTCAAAGGAAACACGAAATATAGATGAAAAGCAGATTGCTCAAGATATGTTAGAACGCTATTCGGGGTCTCGTGTCGAAGAATTCTGTTCCTACTTATTATTAACCAACTTTGCTTACTACGTTGAAACGTTTGCCAAGCTTTATCAAGTCTCTATATCTCAAGGGTCTATGTTTTTAGCTGCACACGCACCACAAATTAATACATCCATTGTAGATTTTAAATTAGGCTCTCCTGGAGCAGCCCTCATCGTAGATTTATGCTCCTTTGTTCCCTGCATAAAAGCAGGAATTATGTTAGGAATGTGTGGTGGGCTACGTTCTCACTATGAAGTTGGCGACTACTTTGTCCCAGTCGCGAGTATTAGAGGAGAAGGCACATCAAATGCCTATTTTCCTCCTGAGGTCCCTGCTTTAGGGAATTTTGTAGTACAAAAAACTATTTCTGATGTCTTAGAAAATGCAAAAAAAAATTACCATATAGGTATTTCACATACCACTAATATACGATTTTGGGAATTCAATACCGAGTTTCGCAAACGTTTATACACCAACAAGGCACAGAGTGCAGAAATGGAATGTGCGACACTATTTGCAGCAGGATACAGAAGAAATCTACCAATGGGCGCATTACTTGTGATCTCTGATCTTCCCTTGAGAAAAGAGGGAATAAAAACAAAAGAAAGCGGCTCTTTCGTACTCAAAACTTATACTAAAGACCATATTGAAACAGGAGTTGAAGTCATCTCTAAGCTAGATACCGTTTTGAAAAAACGTGTGTCACAAATACAAGAAAAAGGCCTCCCTCATATGGAAATTGGAGAGGCGGATGATACAATGGCCAAAGATTCAGAACCTTCTGACACGGATTATTAAGATAAAATCCTTTGCAAAACATGGTCTGGGGTAAACCCGCAGATTTCGGAAACATCGCTAGCAGCCCCAGAATATCCAAATCTATCCATGGCAATAGCAAGACCCTGAGTACCAATATATTTATACCAACCCAATGCTGAACCTGCTTCGATAGAGACTCGCCGCCCAAGATCCCCTCCTACAATGCTTTCCTTATACTCAGAGTCTTGCAACTCAAATAATTCCCAAGATGGGAAAGACACTACGCGGACACTTTTATCTAAGTAAACTAATTCTTTAGCCACCTGTAAAGCAAGATGCACCTCTGATCCAGTTGCAAATAAAGTATAATCTATCTTCTCTCGAGCTTCTTTTAAAATTATATATGCCCCGCGACCAACACCATCTACATAAGCACGGCTAGTTTGTGCTAGTGTAGGAAGACTTTGACGAGATAAAATCAACGCCGTAGGCCCAGAATAAGACAAGGCAGCTTGCCAAGCCCCCTTAACTTCATTTGCATCAGCAGGCCGGATTACATGCAGTCCTGGAATTGCTCTTAGAGACATGATCTGCTCTATAGGTTGGTGAGTCGGTCCATCTTCACCAACAAAAATAGAATCGTGGGTAAACTGGTAGATTACACGCAGATGGGACATCGCAGCTAACCGAATAGAATTTCTGAGATAATCAGAAAACACCAGAAAGGTTCCGCCAAACGGACGAAAGATCTGAGAATAGGCTAAGCCATTCATAATCGTGCCCATACCGAATTCCCTGATTCCATATTTGATATTTTTACCTAGAAAGTTATCACAACCTATCACACTACCATCAGCTATCCATGTTCCATCGGAACTAGATAAATCAGCCGATCCTCCTATGAGAGAAGGCAAGTTGTGAGATAAAATTTGGATTACCTTATTAGAAGCAGCACGGCCTGCAATCATTTCAGGCATTTCAATACTACCCAATATTCTTTCTAAATCCTGAGAAGATGGAGAAGCTTTTAAAGCAAGGTATTCTTGATACAATTCTGGGAATTGCTTTGTCCAAACACGAAAGTCATCTTGCCACGCTTCTTGCAGTTTACGATCTTCTTGTAATTTATGAGAAAAAAACGCCTTAACAGCAGAAGAAACAAAAAACTTCTCCTCAGGTAAATGCCAAAAACGTTTGGTCTGTTCTACCCCACTCTCGCCTAGGGGAGATCCATGTGCTTTATGAGTACCCTCCTTAGGAGATCCTCGACCTATAACAGTGTGAGCTATAACTAAAGCAGGACGCTTTTGCTCGTGTTTTAATTTAGAAAATACCTCATGCATCATCAAGAAGTCGTACCCATCAGTCTCATAGACTTCCCATCCATAAGATTGAAATCGCTTGGCTACATCATCTACTGAAACTTCGCCTAAAAAACCGTCTAAAACAATGTTATTGTAGTCATATATAACGACTAGATTGTCGAGGCCTAAAGAACCTGCAAAACTGCAGACCTCATGACTAACCCCCTCCATCATACAGCCATCGCCAGCTAAGCAGTAGACTTTGCTACTAAAAATCTCATGCTCGGGACGATTAAACCTTGCTTGTAATATCTTGGAAGACAATGCCATACCCACAGCATTACCTAAACCTTGCCCGAGAGGCCCTGTAGTTGCCTCAACTCCTTCTGTTTCGCCAAATTCTGGATGACCAGGTGTTCGAGAGTGTAACTGACGAAACTGTTGAAGATCTTCTAAAGAAACATCGTAACCAGACAAGTGCAAGCAAGCGTATAGAAGAGCTGAACCATGACCTGCCGATAAAACAAAACGGTCTCTATTGACCCACTCAGGATCTCTTGGATTATGACGAAGCACATAACCATACAGATAAGCAGCTAACTCCGCACACCCCAGAGGAAGGCCTGGATGTCCAGAAGCCGCTTCCTGAATCATTTCGATGCTCAATTGTTTTATCGTTCCAGAGATTTTTTCTAAGGTATCAATATCGAGAGCTTTATGTCCCATTCTTTAAACCTAAACGACATTTCTTAAGTGAATAAAGCAGAAAGCATAGGATATACTTATGCAAAAAGCAAGCAATCTTCAAATAATCTGTGTCATAGAATCTTTGTAAGACTTTTATCTTAAAACGGTATAAATTAGGAGCGCATTGGAGACTAAAATATAGATCTTCTCTATAATTATCTTCAGTTTCAATGCTTCGTTTGCCAAATCACAGAGTCTTCTCGTATGTTAAGTAATACATTGCGTTCTAATTTTTTAAGATTTTATGCCAACAGAGATCATACCGTAGTCCCGTCCTCTCCCGTTTTCCCTCATAATGACCCTTCCATCCTCTTCACAAATGCCGGGATGAATCAGTTCAAAAATATCTTTTTGAACAAAGAAACTGTTAGCTACTCACGTGCCACGACTTCACAAAAATGTATTCGTGCTGGGGGCAAACATAATGACCTAGAAAATGTTGGTCATACTTCCCGCCATTTAACGTTCTTCGAAATGCTAGGGAATTTCTCTTTTGGAGATTACTTTAAAAAAGAAGCTATAAAATTTGCCTGGGAGGCCTCTCTTTCCGTTTTCAATTTCGATCCAGAGTTTATTTACGCAACAGTACATGAACAGGATGAAGAAGCCTTTGCTCTTTGGGAGCAGTATTTACCCAC from Chlamydia ibidis 10-1398/6 includes:
- a CDS encoding TCP-1/cpn60 chaperonin family protein, which produces MLDKETGNAKARIFLGIEKVFHSIKSFYGPSPSFSPSSSYADHQTYTIVSSLSLPDPYENIGLDFIKSLTSKVYNKYLDGTTTALFFLYYFLKEGLAVVDEGTSCYKLTLSLREAEKIFLRNLLKYTLPVKDVSKIKGLILSAISNNRISDHICSALFYAGIEGLIWLSESEESEIMVYPGLKIEIGAASLYRGTQTEKFTRIRKPKIFVTDKRITTVLQFLPLLKQISERDEHLVIFCYDIDKDALATLTINCLEGLLRVTVIKLIDNPDLDEFLFEDIAISTGTSIYSQGFSPSSVSIHYSSLGNCEYIEISSEEIVIIDGHHLPEVLELKIRQLEQSEDIANTKSLNKKRKTRLQGLIAIIPIKKEERKAYTLALRTLYSSLRHGYIPGGGAGLFYAALDIQEDLAITREEKAALQIIKTACQAPISQLAYNLGLEGTMVTDKLRNIATPSLGLNIVSRQIEDLIASHILDPLEKMQDIFSFSLDTAIQILSSNVVIYKENKIEDEFQGS
- the efp gene encoding elongation factor P encodes the protein MVRVSTSEFRVGLRIEIDGQPYLILQNDFVKPGKGQAFNRIKVKNFLTGRVIEKTFKSGESVETADVREQQMRLLYTDQEGATFMDDETFEQELIFWEKIENIRHWLLEDTIYTLVLYNGEVIAVEPPIFMELKIAETAPGVRGDTASGRVLKPAVTNTGAKIMVPIFIDEGELVKVDTRTGSYESRVSK
- a CDS encoding UDP-N-acetylmuramoyl-tripeptide--D-alanyl-D-alanine ligase yields the protein MRPILLEEWVALMLSDVKCRRSGKKISGFAIDSRHVVPGDLFFALEGGHTDGHYYLEQAAKSGAVAAIVSSDYKGSDFGLELVYVPSPKAVLREAGQSQSHLMQGSLIGITGSVGKTTTKEFLKTLLSTSYKVHASPKSYNSQLTVPLSLLMADGDEDFVILEMGVSEPGNMEDLLTVVEPDISVITHITDQHAAYFPNSGLQGIAEEKSKILCNSQVQILPKDSPWYPYFVEKSPCSERFCFSFCDETADFYYHAITSNNVFISTPEGVIELPIQFPYRPAYSNFLIAFSLAWVLSTPLDRLVHACSNLQLPPMRFEESMRNGVRIINDAYNACPEAMLAALDALPSPEVGGKVILILGHMAELGAYSREGHTVVAMKALSKAHTVFFIGENWLPVQHMLSTSLCKVSFYPSAQAIEEALKGVAQQGDIVLLKGSRSLALESLLGCF
- the tkt gene encoding transketolase; this encodes MGHKALDIDTLEKISGTIKQLSIEMIQEAASGHPGLPLGCAELAAYLYGYVLRHNPRDPEWVNRDRFVLSAGHGSALLYACLHLSGYDVSLEDLQQFRQLHSRTPGHPEFGETEGVEATTGPLGQGLGNAVGMALSSKILQARFNRPEHEIFSSKVYCLAGDGCMMEGVSHEVCSFAGSLGLDNLVVIYDYNNIVLDGFLGEVSVDDVAKRFQSYGWEVYETDGYDFLMMHEVFSKLKHEQKRPALVIAHTVIGRGSPKEGTHKAHGSPLGESGVEQTKRFWHLPEEKFFVSSAVKAFFSHKLQEDRKLQEAWQDDFRVWTKQFPELYQEYLALKASPSSQDLERILGSIEMPEMIAGRAASNKVIQILSHNLPSLIGGSADLSSSDGTWIADGSVIGCDNFLGKNIKYGIREFGMGTIMNGLAYSQIFRPFGGTFLVFSDYLRNSIRLAAMSHLRVIYQFTHDSIFVGEDGPTHQPIEQIMSLRAIPGLHVIRPADANEVKGAWQAALSYSGPTALILSRQSLPTLAQTSRAYVDGVGRGAYIILKEAREKIDYTLFATGSEVHLALQVAKELVYLDKSVRVVSFPSWELFELQDSEYKESIVGGDLGRRVSIEAGSALGWYKYIGTQGLAIAMDRFGYSGAASDVSEICGFTPDHVLQRILS
- the mraY gene encoding phospho-N-acetylmuramoyl-pentapeptide-transferase produces the protein MYSLLFHYYPFSLICVFLASFLLGLILGKPVISLLRHKSYYDQVHKDHCEKLLLLHKDKAQIPTGGGWLFLILFLLFATCCLPLNRASTWLFIFLFLSWSSLGWYDDSIKNRAKTGHGISARTKLFAQLVIAIITVVSIYYIYGPEVFYHLKIPFLGEVCLKGLVLGKVICFSLAILAIVGTCNSVNLTDGLDGLASGTVAMAGLGCLVIGLLKGNTLIACDVLLILSVLIGSCLAFLWYNASPAQIFMGDTGSLLLGGVLGSCAVMLRAELILPIFGMVFVAEAGSVILQVLSCKFRHKRVFLCAPLHHHYEYQGIPETKIVVRFWIAASIFTTLGIISSLLG
- a CDS encoding metallophosphoesterase family protein; the encoded protein is MLNKLKEAHRVIHISDVHFHVFPKNPLTCFNKRFKGLLRKICGGVPFQARSIGDRFPKLAQNLQADSICVTGDFSLTALPKEFVLAKRFVYNLSQHANTYVLPGNHDVYTPRSLKTKAFYHYFPNKQLATEGISFNKLAPHWWLVLLDCSHLNGWLSANGIIRSAQVSSLENFILSLPHHENVIIANHYPLLPTQNPSHDLINHDLLQKTLKKYSNVRLYLHGHDHQAAIYTCKDHAPNLILNSGSISLPSNARFHVIDLYTQECRVYTVALKNLLMTEEPLEISIEGIVEL
- a CDS encoding AMP nucleosidase codes for the protein MSKETRNIDEKQIAQDMLERYSGSRVEEFCSYLLLTNFAYYVETFAKLYQVSISQGSMFLAAHAPQINTSIVDFKLGSPGAALIVDLCSFVPCIKAGIMLGMCGGLRSHYEVGDYFVPVASIRGEGTSNAYFPPEVPALGNFVVQKTISDVLENAKKNYHIGISHTTNIRFWEFNTEFRKRLYTNKAQSAEMECATLFAAGYRRNLPMGALLVISDLPLRKEGIKTKESGSFVLKTYTKDHIETGVEVISKLDTVLKKRVSQIQEKGLPHMEIGEADDTMAKDSEPSDTDY